The Diaphorobacter ruginosibacter genome contains a region encoding:
- a CDS encoding beta strand repeat-containing protein translates to MRTLRAVLGVAALGAFAQLATATVLFDNFRGRSGVPGTQVTPNYQNLGSTAKANLIQFAASTTAASSGTANTVDWAYLTTTPAENYDGLCSNLSGHNNSAACLGQWQGKVIYSLIRFPQVGTYQFRVAHDDEAQIDFSSYATAATSANYRNFVYNIPVGSLASYTSGDTSFEPVPGNFVVAQPNTCYAMRIYWNNQGGVNHLRLQWIPPGTSTPVIVPASSLLDPSSPASYAGCATVQADIGVVKSGPATFDSSSATPPTFQYSIKVWNNSSTGPAASSVTVSDTLPANVTVVGSPTCSASGSATCAGSFFSNSGSAYVLTSGDLPTNPSPASGPTSGSYLTYTFTVRPAAGTKTITNTATVSQTDSNPSNNTSTVTSNSLPIIRLQKSSSSNPLVVDVQSNYVLTVQNLGGTNASAPVVINDPIPAGLTIGSLPAGCTTAGQNLQCIVPASSLAAGAAPFTISIPVTPTAAAASTVTNTATASGGGDSSCNEAGRCTATVTNNVLTRADLSIAKAATPGNTYLPGQPLNYTIVVSNSGPSGVVGATISDTVPGAVSVSNWNCTPGNPGASCGPISSGSGNNVNLTGVNLPSGASVTITITGTAQLGATGTITNTATVTPPAGATCTQLPCSKSSTVSNTNSGTPALTVTKQASPSSFAVGQTGGYAILIRNSGTTSTSGPIVLTDTMPPGIEIQQPVASNAGGTGWDCSASTTTVLSCTTSAVLVPGASAPVVNANVMVGNNTATPAVNTAKVTGGSTACTDQAPCEATIQTNVDRPQLDVKKVLSGTLVLNQQANYIITVTNNGQADTLAGTITDTIPTGLAIGNLAGSGCTANGQLVTCNIPAGKPSGSSVSFTIPVTPTDGNLVGQSVANKAQVNPDTGDSTCPSGAHCTGTTDNPVLAPQLTLTKAAEPGTFTVNQPATYRLTLTNTGTAPTTADTTVTDVIPAGLTVSSATPPCTFAPTGSQTTVTCPQAAGLAVQASVVFDIVVTPDASLDGVSVTNQATATGGGDQMCPVGTEAASLPARCAPSTTTVVDAPHLKIEKTASSAAFAVGVPASYILTVTNVGTAATSGTITVTDLIPSSLTLGTPLQVGCTAPANSQQVTCTITDILAAPQGATPGESRSFSIPVIPKATAVPQVSNTASVKGGGDPVCPINADCVASITTPVNAPSLQVTKADNGPWVVGQGGAEYMLTVANASATVATTGAMTVLDTLPAGITGVDAVSGDWVCTVSGQSVTCTNPGTGPDGSISPGAGSVIVLPVMIEPSAVQSGTTSTVTNHASVAGGGDPFNNGNPPTPGSTCTGLDAATPGHCARRDTVVNTPAALAVSKGQPSFLPTGTPGQYTATYVVAVTNSGGATGSYTLTDAPVFPADVVLNGWSVTSSNGGVVSPSLAAAPVNGVVHQISETNLPIGNAVTHTYTVAITFTTHVGVTAVACTGAPGSGAYNEAAIDGSSSANCGTLPGVPSLSLAKASNGPWAVAQADARYTLTVTNSGTVATTGTITVNDSLPAGITTSSNTYNGWNCTATGQSLACTNAIVLAPGASASIEFPVTVAAAAVPSVTNNAAVGGGGDPHNGGNPPVPGSCNGDAHCASVTTPVNTQAALSVTKTNGVTKVAATTTTTYTVTITNSGGTDATDLSWTDTVVSGLDKVSIEAGTASAGSVAGSCQGLTCTGITVKAGGNVSYTVTAKVTGSVGSKAVNTASVTGGACTSAAAPCTSTDSDDIGAPPEVTPVPVDSRTMLLLLGALLVCLTALTAGRSFSKNSFYR, encoded by the coding sequence TTGCGCACTCTGCGTGCCGTGCTGGGGGTGGCTGCCCTGGGCGCGTTTGCGCAACTGGCCACGGCCACGGTTCTGTTCGATAACTTCCGCGGGCGTAGCGGGGTACCTGGCACCCAGGTCACGCCCAACTACCAGAACCTCGGCTCTACCGCCAAAGCCAATCTGATCCAGTTCGCGGCGTCCACGACCGCCGCCAGCAGTGGAACAGCGAACACGGTAGATTGGGCTTACCTGACAACGACCCCTGCCGAAAACTATGACGGGCTCTGCAGCAATCTTTCGGGGCACAACAATTCGGCAGCTTGCCTGGGTCAATGGCAGGGCAAGGTGATCTACTCATTGATCCGCTTTCCACAGGTCGGTACGTATCAGTTCCGCGTAGCTCATGACGATGAAGCACAGATTGATTTTTCGAGCTATGCGACCGCGGCCACGAGCGCCAACTATCGAAATTTTGTCTACAACATTCCCGTCGGATCGCTGGCGAGCTATACGAGTGGCGACACTTCCTTTGAACCGGTGCCCGGTAATTTCGTCGTGGCCCAGCCCAATACCTGCTATGCGATGCGCATCTACTGGAACAACCAGGGGGGCGTGAATCACCTGAGATTGCAATGGATCCCTCCCGGGACGAGCACGCCGGTGATCGTCCCGGCGAGCAGCCTTCTGGATCCGTCCAGTCCGGCATCCTATGCAGGCTGCGCAACGGTGCAGGCCGATATCGGCGTCGTGAAGTCCGGCCCGGCCACCTTCGACTCGAGTTCGGCGACTCCTCCCACGTTCCAGTACAGCATCAAGGTGTGGAACAACAGCAGCACGGGGCCGGCGGCGTCGAGCGTGACGGTCTCCGATACCCTGCCGGCGAATGTGACGGTTGTCGGAAGCCCCACCTGTAGCGCGTCGGGCTCCGCGACCTGCGCGGGCAGTTTCTTCTCCAATTCGGGCAGCGCATATGTCCTGACGAGCGGTGATCTGCCCACGAACCCGAGTCCGGCAAGCGGACCCACCTCGGGCTCGTATCTCACCTATACGTTCACGGTCAGGCCGGCAGCGGGCACGAAGACCATCACCAATACCGCGACCGTCTCGCAGACCGACTCGAATCCGAGCAACAACACCAGCACGGTGACCAGCAACTCGCTGCCGATCATCCGGCTTCAGAAGAGTTCATCCAGCAATCCGCTGGTGGTCGATGTTCAGAGCAACTACGTGTTGACGGTGCAGAACCTGGGTGGAACCAATGCCAGCGCTCCTGTCGTCATCAACGATCCCATTCCTGCCGGGCTGACGATTGGTTCCCTGCCCGCAGGATGTACGACGGCAGGCCAGAACCTTCAGTGCATCGTACCGGCATCGTCCCTGGCGGCTGGTGCGGCGCCATTCACCATCTCGATCCCCGTGACACCGACAGCGGCCGCCGCTTCGACGGTGACGAATACCGCGACCGCCTCCGGCGGGGGCGACAGCAGTTGCAACGAAGCCGGGCGTTGTACGGCGACAGTGACCAACAATGTGCTCACCCGGGCGGACCTGAGCATTGCAAAAGCGGCTACGCCAGGCAATACCTACCTGCCGGGCCAACCGCTGAACTACACCATTGTCGTGAGCAACTCCGGGCCCAGTGGAGTCGTGGGCGCGACCATCTCCGATACGGTTCCTGGTGCGGTGTCGGTGAGCAACTGGAACTGCACTCCAGGCAATCCGGGCGCCAGTTGCGGCCCGATCTCCTCCGGCTCAGGCAACAATGTGAACCTGACGGGCGTGAACCTTCCCAGCGGCGCGTCCGTCACGATCACGATCACGGGCACGGCGCAGCTCGGAGCCACAGGCACGATCACCAATACGGCGACGGTCACTCCGCCCGCAGGGGCGACCTGCACCCAGCTTCCATGTTCCAAGTCGAGCACGGTCAGCAACACGAACAGCGGAACCCCGGCTCTCACGGTCACCAAGCAGGCATCGCCCAGCAGCTTCGCCGTGGGTCAGACAGGGGGCTATGCCATCCTGATACGAAACTCCGGCACGACGAGTACGAGTGGCCCGATCGTGCTGACAGACACCATGCCTCCCGGCATCGAGATTCAGCAGCCGGTGGCGAGCAACGCGGGCGGTACGGGCTGGGATTGCTCCGCCAGCACGACGACGGTGCTGAGCTGCACGACCAGTGCCGTGCTGGTGCCGGGCGCTTCGGCACCCGTGGTCAACGCCAACGTGATGGTGGGCAACAATACGGCGACACCAGCGGTGAATACCGCAAAGGTGACTGGTGGAAGCACGGCATGTACAGACCAGGCACCATGCGAGGCCACGATCCAGACGAACGTGGACCGCCCGCAACTGGACGTGAAGAAGGTGCTCAGCGGTACCCTCGTACTGAACCAGCAGGCGAACTACATCATCACGGTCACGAACAATGGCCAGGCGGACACCCTGGCAGGCACGATCACGGACACGATACCCACGGGCCTCGCCATCGGCAACCTGGCGGGCAGTGGCTGTACCGCCAATGGGCAGCTGGTGACCTGCAACATACCTGCGGGCAAGCCCAGCGGAAGCTCGGTGAGCTTCACGATTCCCGTGACACCCACGGATGGCAACCTCGTTGGGCAATCCGTGGCCAACAAGGCACAGGTCAACCCGGATACGGGGGACAGCACCTGTCCATCCGGTGCGCACTGCACGGGAACCACGGACAACCCGGTTCTCGCACCGCAACTCACCCTGACCAAGGCTGCGGAGCCGGGCACATTCACGGTCAATCAGCCAGCGACCTACAGGCTCACGCTGACCAATACGGGCACGGCACCCACAACGGCTGACACGACCGTCACCGATGTGATTCCTGCGGGCCTGACCGTGAGCAGTGCGACACCCCCGTGCACCTTTGCCCCGACAGGCAGCCAGACGACGGTGACCTGCCCCCAGGCCGCCGGCCTTGCCGTCCAGGCCAGCGTGGTGTTTGACATCGTCGTCACGCCCGATGCGAGCCTCGATGGTGTCTCCGTTACCAACCAGGCGACGGCAACAGGTGGTGGCGATCAAATGTGCCCGGTGGGTACCGAGGCTGCCAGCCTGCCGGCGCGTTGCGCGCCCAGCACCACCACGGTGGTTGATGCGCCGCACCTGAAGATCGAGAAGACGGCGAGCTCGGCGGCGTTCGCGGTGGGCGTGCCAGCCAGCTATATCCTGACGGTGACGAATGTGGGCACGGCAGCCACGAGCGGTACGATCACGGTGACGGACCTGATCCCGTCCAGCCTGACGCTGGGCACCCCTCTGCAAGTCGGTTGTACGGCACCGGCCAACAGCCAGCAGGTGACCTGCACGATCACGGACATTCTGGCGGCACCACAAGGTGCAACGCCAGGTGAGTCACGGAGCTTCAGCATTCCCGTGATACCCAAGGCAACAGCGGTTCCTCAGGTGAGCAATACCGCTTCTGTGAAGGGCGGTGGGGATCCGGTGTGCCCGATCAACGCAGATTGCGTCGCGAGCATCACGACGCCCGTGAATGCACCGAGCCTGCAGGTGACCAAGGCGGACAATGGCCCATGGGTGGTGGGCCAGGGCGGAGCAGAGTACATGTTGACGGTGGCCAATGCGAGTGCAACAGTGGCGACGACAGGTGCGATGACCGTTCTGGACACGCTGCCGGCGGGCATCACCGGAGTCGATGCGGTAAGCGGCGACTGGGTCTGCACGGTCAGCGGCCAGAGCGTGACCTGCACCAACCCCGGTACGGGTCCGGATGGCAGCATTTCTCCAGGAGCGGGCAGTGTTATCGTTCTGCCGGTGATGATCGAGCCCTCCGCGGTTCAGAGCGGCACAACCTCCACCGTAACCAACCATGCCTCGGTTGCTGGCGGCGGCGACCCGTTCAACAATGGCAATCCGCCGACTCCCGGCAGCACCTGCACCGGACTGGATGCAGCCACGCCCGGTCATTGCGCGCGCAGGGACACGGTCGTGAACACGCCCGCTGCGCTTGCCGTGAGCAAGGGCCAGCCGAGCTTCCTTCCCACGGGCACGCCGGGTCAGTACACCGCCACCTATGTGGTCGCAGTGACCAACTCTGGCGGCGCTACAGGGAGCTACACATTGACCGATGCACCGGTTTTCCCTGCGGATGTCGTGCTCAATGGCTGGTCGGTCACCTCATCGAACGGCGGCGTTGTGAGCCCCTCCCTGGCGGCGGCGCCCGTCAACGGCGTGGTTCACCAGATCAGTGAGACAAATCTGCCGATTGGCAACGCAGTGACGCATACCTATACGGTGGCGATCACCTTCACGACCCATGTGGGCGTGACGGCCGTGGCTTGCACGGGCGCGCCGGGCAGTGGTGCCTACAACGAGGCGGCCATCGATGGATCCTCCAGCGCCAATTGCGGAACACTGCCCGGCGTGCCGAGCCTGAGCCTGGCCAAGGCCAGCAATGGCCCCTGGGCGGTTGCCCAGGCGGATGCCAGGTACACGCTGACGGTCACCAACAGCGGCACAGTCGCAACGACCGGAACCATCACGGTCAACGACAGCCTGCCCGCAGGTATCACGACAAGCAGCAATACCTACAACGGTTGGAATTGCACGGCCACGGGCCAGTCTCTGGCCTGTACGAATGCCATCGTGCTGGCTCCGGGAGCCTCGGCAAGCATTGAGTTTCCGGTCACTGTTGCCGCAGCCGCAGTGCCCAGCGTGACCAACAACGCCGCCGTGGGAGGCGGAGGTGACCCGCACAACGGCGGCAATCCGCCAGTCCCGGGCAGCTGCAATGGCGATGCTCACTGCGCAAGCGTGACAACGCCTGTGAACACCCAGGCCGCCTTGAGTGTGACCAAGACGAACGGCGTGACGAAGGTGGCAGCCACCACGACCACGACGTACACGGTGACGATCACGAACAGTGGCGGAACGGATGCGACGGACCTGAGCTGGACGGACACGGTGGTGAGCGGCCTGGACAAGGTGAGCATCGAAGCGGGCACGGCGAGTGCGGGCTCGGTGGCGGGCAGCTGCCAGGGACTGACCTGCACGGGCATCACGGTGAAGGCGGGCGGCAACGTCAGCTACACGGTGACGGCGAAGGTGACGGGCAGCGTGGGCAGCAAGGCGGTGAACACGGCGAGCGTGACGGGCGGTGCGTGCACTTCGGCGGCTGCTCCGTGCACGTCGACGGACAGCGACGACATCGGGGCTCCGCCCGAGGTGACGCCAGTGCCGGTGGACTCGCGCACCATGCTGCTGTTGCTGGGCGCTCTGCTGGTATGCCTCACTGCTCTCACTGCCGGGAGATCGTTCAGCAAGAACAGCTTCTATCGCTGA